The following proteins are encoded in a genomic region of Brachypodium distachyon strain Bd21 chromosome 1, Brachypodium_distachyon_v3.0, whole genome shotgun sequence:
- the LOC100842394 gene encoding probable plastid-lipid-associated protein 12, chloroplastic isoform X3 has product MAAAAAAAAASAATTGSLLNPRPSRSPPPSTSPLLGTSCGWRSRRQPRPRRRLVPLLAASPVAAGEASYTEPEEALLEALVGVQGRGRAVAPRQLQEVESAVQTLEAMEGVADPTSSSLIEGSWKLIFTTRPGTASPIQRTFVGVDSFRVFQEVYLRTDDPRVVNVVKFSETVGELAVQAEATIKDGKRILFRFDRAAFTFKFLPFKVPYPVPFRLLGDEAKGWLDTTYLSHSGNIRISRGNKLSKTICSAGNHICSPEKCRPKANVVVSYICKDWGKRDELTSIKKGVEADLNTLAGEWQLLWASQTEGGSWSSVASAGLRGLQTIKEDGQLKNLVKPFPGVSLNAKGNVCKIGNNNTFSVLMNEGAVQVGGVQFPLDIGGDFVMEIL; this is encoded by the exons GCCACCTCCATCCACCTCGCCTCTTCTCGGCACTTCCTGCGGGTGGCGCTCGCGGAGGCAGCCtcggccacgccgccgcctggtGCCCCTgctcgcggcgtcgccggtGGCGGCTGGGGAAGCTTCGTACACGGAACCAGAGGAGGCGCTGCTAGAGGCCCTCGTCGGCGTCCAGGGCCGTGGCCGTGCCGTCGCGCCGCGTCAGCTCCAG GAGGTGGAGAGCGCCGTGCAGACTCTGGAAGCAATGGAAGGTGTGGCTGATCCG ACCAGTTCAAGTTTAATTGAAGGTAGCTGGAAGCTCATATTCACTACAAGACCAGGGACGGCATCTCCCATTCAG AGGACATTCGTTGGAGTCGACTCTTTCAGGGTCTTTCAGGAAGTTTACCTTAGAACAGACGATCCAAGGGTGGTCAATGTTGTCAAGTTTTCAGAAACAGTTGGTGAACTGGCAGTACAG GCAGAAGCAACTATCAAAGATGGAAAGCGCATTCTCTTTCGATTTGACCGAGCAGCATTCActttcaagttcttgccatTTAAGGTTCCATATCCGGTACCATTCAGGCTTCTTGGAGATGAAGCAAAGGGTTGGCTTGACACTACATACTTATCTCATAGTGGGAACATACGAATTTCAAGGGGAAATAAG CTATCCAAAACAATCTGTAGTGCAGGGAACCACATTTGTTCTCCAGAAAAGTGCAGACCCAAGGCAAATGTTGTTGTCAGCTATATCTGCAAGGACTGGGGTAAAAGAG ATGAACTTACATCAATCAAAAAAGGCGTTGAGGCTGATCTGAACACACTAGCGGGAGAATGGCAACTATTGTGGGCTTCACAG ACTGAAGGCGGAAGCTGGTCATCTGTTGCATCTGCTGGTCTCAGGGGTCTCCAG ACAATTAAAGAAGATGGGCAACTGAAGAATTTGGTCAAGCCATTTCCGGGTGTCAGCCTCAATGCAAAAGGCAACGTATG CAAAATAGGGAACAACAATACCTTTAGCGTGCTTATGAATGAAGGAGCTGTTCAAGTTGGTGGTGTACAATTCCCCTTGGATATTGGAGGAGACTTTGTCATGGAGATCTTGTAA
- the LOC100842394 gene encoding probable plastid-lipid-associated protein 12, chloroplastic isoform X1, whose translation MAAAAAAAAASAATTGSLLNPRPSRSPPPSTSPLLGTSCGWRSRRQPRPRRRLVPLLAASPVAAGEASYTEPEEALLEALVGVQGRGRAVAPRQLQEVESAVQTLEAMEGVADPTSSSLIEGSWKLIFTTRPGTASPIQRTFVGVDSFRVFQEVYLRTDDPRVVNVVKFSETVGELAVQAEATIKDGKRILFRFDRAAFTFKFLPFKVPYPVPFRLLGDEAKGWLDTTYLSHSGNIRISRGNKLSKTICSAGNHICSPEKCRPKANVVVSYICKDWGKRDELTSIKKGVEADLNTLAGEWQLLWASQTEGGSWSSVASAGLRGLQTIKEDGQLKNLVKPFPGVSLNAKGNVCKIGNNNTFSVLMNEGAVQVGGVQFPLDIGGDFVMEILYIDSKIRISRLNQQVLVHLRNRT comes from the exons GCCACCTCCATCCACCTCGCCTCTTCTCGGCACTTCCTGCGGGTGGCGCTCGCGGAGGCAGCCtcggccacgccgccgcctggtGCCCCTgctcgcggcgtcgccggtGGCGGCTGGGGAAGCTTCGTACACGGAACCAGAGGAGGCGCTGCTAGAGGCCCTCGTCGGCGTCCAGGGCCGTGGCCGTGCCGTCGCGCCGCGTCAGCTCCAG GAGGTGGAGAGCGCCGTGCAGACTCTGGAAGCAATGGAAGGTGTGGCTGATCCG ACCAGTTCAAGTTTAATTGAAGGTAGCTGGAAGCTCATATTCACTACAAGACCAGGGACGGCATCTCCCATTCAG AGGACATTCGTTGGAGTCGACTCTTTCAGGGTCTTTCAGGAAGTTTACCTTAGAACAGACGATCCAAGGGTGGTCAATGTTGTCAAGTTTTCAGAAACAGTTGGTGAACTGGCAGTACAG GCAGAAGCAACTATCAAAGATGGAAAGCGCATTCTCTTTCGATTTGACCGAGCAGCATTCActttcaagttcttgccatTTAAGGTTCCATATCCGGTACCATTCAGGCTTCTTGGAGATGAAGCAAAGGGTTGGCTTGACACTACATACTTATCTCATAGTGGGAACATACGAATTTCAAGGGGAAATAAG CTATCCAAAACAATCTGTAGTGCAGGGAACCACATTTGTTCTCCAGAAAAGTGCAGACCCAAGGCAAATGTTGTTGTCAGCTATATCTGCAAGGACTGGGGTAAAAGAG ATGAACTTACATCAATCAAAAAAGGCGTTGAGGCTGATCTGAACACACTAGCGGGAGAATGGCAACTATTGTGGGCTTCACAG ACTGAAGGCGGAAGCTGGTCATCTGTTGCATCTGCTGGTCTCAGGGGTCTCCAG ACAATTAAAGAAGATGGGCAACTGAAGAATTTGGTCAAGCCATTTCCGGGTGTCAGCCTCAATGCAAAAGGCAACGTATG CAAAATAGGGAACAACAATACCTTTAGCGTGCTTATGAATGAAGGAGCTGTTCAAGTTGGTGGTGTACAATTCCCCTTGGATATTGGAGGAGACTTTGTCATGGAGATCTT GTACATTGACAGTAAGATAAGAATATCTAGGCTCAACCAGCAGGTGCTTGTGCATCTGCGCAATAGGACATAA
- the LOC100842085 gene encoding uncharacterized protein LOC100842085: protein MNHFRSALLSGHRSQRLAAAVAPQQLAATASFHSTPPLQRKRKTQWHHRFNYYAKRRRNRDTNRTMIRNISEYAEYLFDSWRDEDDKKDASSGPSWFRGHRWVRDSKTNGFHPHGFYCHNVKSSGGFEFCTSDDDDEPETVFRNAFRGNHHTYYWSFESDNFQRKNSKRSHSESSRHWSYETDDEDDLSTQTELSVARQALGLSTSGLLKLEDVKSAYRACALRWHPDRHHGSSKATAEERFKRCSAAYQTLCDSLATA from the exons ATGAACCACTTCAGGTCGGCCCTTCTCTCTGGCCACCGCTCGCAGCGTCTCGCCGCGGCCGTGGCGCCGCAGCAGCTAGCGGCCACCGCATCGTTCCACTCGACGCCTCCCCTGCAGCGGAAGCGGAAGACCCAGTGGCACCAC CGGTTCAATTATTATGCGAAACGCAGGAGAAATAGAGATACAAACAGGACAATGATTCGGAATATCTCCGAGTATGCCGAGTACCTCTTCGAT AGTTGGCGGGATGAAGATGACAAAAAAGATGCATCTAGCGGACCTTCATGGTTTAGAGGACACCGTTGGGTCAGGGATTCTAAGACTAATGGTTTCCATCCACATGGGTTTTATTGCCACAATGTCAAAAGCAGTG GTGGATTCGAGTTTTGCACAAGTGATGATGACGATGAACCAGAGACTGTCTTCCGTAATGCTTTTCGTGGGAACCATCACACATATTATTGGTCTTTTGAGTCTGACAATTTTCAAAGAAAGAATTCCAAACGTTCTCATTCTGAAAGCTCTAGACACTGGAGTTATGAAACAGACGATGAGGACGACTTATCCACTCAGACAGAGTTATCTGTGGCACGGCAGGCCCTTGGATTGAGTACTTCTGGCCTACTAAAACTTGAAGATGTTAAAAGCGC ATATCGGGCGTGTGCACTTAGATGGCATCCAGATCGTCATCATGGCTCGTCAAAG GCTACCGCAGAGGAGagatttaaacgttgcagtgCAGCATACCAGACCCTATGTGATAGTTTGGCTactgcataa
- the LOC100842394 gene encoding probable plastid-lipid-associated protein 12, chloroplastic isoform X2, whose translation MAAAAAAAAASAATTGSLLNPRPSRSPPPSTSPLLGTSCGWRSRRQPRPRRRLVPLLAASPVAAGEASYTEPEEALLEALVGVQGRGRAVAPRQLQEVESAVQTLEAMEGVADPTSSSLIEGSWKLIFTTRPGTASPIQRTFVGVDSFRVFQEVYLRTDDPRVVNVVKFSETVGELAVQAEATIKDGKRILFRFDRAAFTFKFLPFKVPYPVPFRLLGDEAKGWLDTTYLSHSGNIRISRGNKGTTFVLQKSADPRQMLLSAISARTGVKEVIDELTSIKKGVEADLNTLAGEWQLLWASQTEGGSWSSVASAGLRGLQTIKEDGQLKNLVKPFPGVSLNAKGNVCKIGNNNTFSVLMNEGAVQVGGVQFPLDIGGDFVMEILYIDSKIRISRLNQQVLVHLRNRT comes from the exons GCCACCTCCATCCACCTCGCCTCTTCTCGGCACTTCCTGCGGGTGGCGCTCGCGGAGGCAGCCtcggccacgccgccgcctggtGCCCCTgctcgcggcgtcgccggtGGCGGCTGGGGAAGCTTCGTACACGGAACCAGAGGAGGCGCTGCTAGAGGCCCTCGTCGGCGTCCAGGGCCGTGGCCGTGCCGTCGCGCCGCGTCAGCTCCAG GAGGTGGAGAGCGCCGTGCAGACTCTGGAAGCAATGGAAGGTGTGGCTGATCCG ACCAGTTCAAGTTTAATTGAAGGTAGCTGGAAGCTCATATTCACTACAAGACCAGGGACGGCATCTCCCATTCAG AGGACATTCGTTGGAGTCGACTCTTTCAGGGTCTTTCAGGAAGTTTACCTTAGAACAGACGATCCAAGGGTGGTCAATGTTGTCAAGTTTTCAGAAACAGTTGGTGAACTGGCAGTACAG GCAGAAGCAACTATCAAAGATGGAAAGCGCATTCTCTTTCGATTTGACCGAGCAGCATTCActttcaagttcttgccatTTAAGGTTCCATATCCGGTACCATTCAGGCTTCTTGGAGATGAAGCAAAGGGTTGGCTTGACACTACATACTTATCTCATAGTGGGAACATACGAATTTCAAGGGGAAATAAG GGAACCACATTTGTTCTCCAGAAAAGTGCAGACCCAAGGCAAATGTTGTTGTCAGCTATATCTGCAAGGACTGGGGTAAAAGAG GTTATAGATGAACTTACATCAATCAAAAAAGGCGTTGAGGCTGATCTGAACACACTAGCGGGAGAATGGCAACTATTGTGGGCTTCACAG ACTGAAGGCGGAAGCTGGTCATCTGTTGCATCTGCTGGTCTCAGGGGTCTCCAG ACAATTAAAGAAGATGGGCAACTGAAGAATTTGGTCAAGCCATTTCCGGGTGTCAGCCTCAATGCAAAAGGCAACGTATG CAAAATAGGGAACAACAATACCTTTAGCGTGCTTATGAATGAAGGAGCTGTTCAAGTTGGTGGTGTACAATTCCCCTTGGATATTGGAGGAGACTTTGTCATGGAGATCTT GTACATTGACAGTAAGATAAGAATATCTAGGCTCAACCAGCAGGTGCTTGTGCATCTGCGCAATAGGACATAA